One window of the Streptomyces asoensis genome contains the following:
- a CDS encoding peptidyl-tRNA hydrolase, which translates to MDLPPGRLEDVTIDPAVPGDSPFRSERSIRDEAPQYVLPLVVRIERADPPARTDALETAARAVLTLLADERALGDGEWAATVRDWQDARIRKVVRRARGAEWRRAEALPGITVTGKAAEVRVFPPVPLDGWPKDLAKLQVSGTDLEDPEPPVDIDPTAPVIWQNPEVGMSAGKAMAQAGHGAQLAWWELSDEERTAWREAGFPLAVRTAEPRRWRELTESGLPLVRDAGFTEIAPGSCTVVADHPALRAR; encoded by the coding sequence ATGGATCTTCCACCTGGCAGACTGGAGGACGTGACCATTGATCCGGCCGTTCCCGGCGACAGCCCTTTCCGTTCCGAGCGTTCGATACGGGACGAGGCTCCGCAGTACGTCCTGCCTTTGGTGGTCCGTATCGAGCGTGCCGACCCGCCGGCGCGCACGGACGCGCTGGAGACGGCCGCGCGCGCCGTGCTGACCCTCCTCGCCGACGAGCGGGCGCTGGGCGACGGCGAGTGGGCGGCGACCGTGCGTGACTGGCAGGACGCCCGGATCCGCAAGGTGGTGCGGCGGGCGCGGGGCGCCGAGTGGCGGCGGGCGGAGGCGCTGCCCGGCATCACGGTCACGGGCAAGGCGGCGGAAGTAAGGGTTTTCCCGCCCGTTCCGCTGGACGGCTGGCCCAAGGACCTGGCGAAGCTCCAGGTTTCCGGAACCGATCTCGAGGACCCGGAGCCACCGGTCGACATCGACCCGACGGCTCCGGTGATCTGGCAGAACCCGGAGGTCGGCATGTCCGCGGGCAAGGCGATGGCGCAGGCCGGGCACGGCGCGCAGCTCGCCTGGTGGGAACTGTCGGACGAGGAGCGGACCGCCTGGCGCGAGGCGGGATTTCCGCTCGCCGTGCGGACCGCGGAGCCGCGACGGTGGCGTGAGCTGACGGAGAGCGGACTGCCGCTGGTGCGGGACGCCGGGTTCACCGAGATCGCGCCGGGCAGTTGCACGGTGGTCGCGGACCACCCGGCCCTGCGGGCCCGCTAG
- a CDS encoding ABC transporter ATP-binding protein: protein MPRELRLEAVGRRYGVRGPWVFRDVHLNPAPATLTRIEGPNGTGKSTLLRLLARIDAPTEGRVTGAPRTAYVPERFPAALPFTALGYLTHLGAVHGLSRTAAERAAGDWLDRFGATAHAHTPMSRLSKGSSQKVAVAQALLAEPELLVLDEAWTGLDTDARAELERAVAERTAVGSAVVFVDHDPRRLAGRADAEYTVRDGTLHRRTAAEPTTAPNGPHMTIEVHGPTAPLPPEALRLATATEETADRTHRLTVPASHSDVLLRALLTARPPWHVVSVRQDGSRHR, encoded by the coding sequence ATGCCACGTGAGCTACGGCTGGAGGCCGTGGGCCGCCGCTACGGCGTTCGCGGCCCCTGGGTGTTCCGCGACGTGCACCTGAACCCGGCCCCCGCCACCCTCACCCGCATCGAGGGCCCCAACGGCACCGGGAAGTCCACCCTTCTCCGTCTGCTCGCCCGCATCGACGCCCCGACCGAAGGCAGGGTCACCGGCGCCCCCCGCACCGCCTACGTTCCCGAACGTTTCCCCGCCGCCCTCCCCTTCACCGCCCTCGGCTACCTCACCCACCTCGGCGCGGTCCACGGTCTGTCCCGTACGGCGGCCGAGCGCGCCGCGGGCGACTGGCTGGACCGCTTCGGCGCCACCGCACACGCCCACACCCCGATGAGCCGCCTGTCCAAGGGCAGCAGCCAGAAGGTCGCCGTGGCGCAAGCACTCCTCGCCGAACCGGAGTTGCTCGTCCTGGACGAGGCCTGGACCGGTCTCGACACCGACGCGCGCGCCGAACTGGAACGTGCCGTCGCCGAGCGGACGGCCGTCGGATCGGCCGTCGTCTTCGTGGACCACGACCCCCGCCGCCTCGCCGGCCGGGCGGACGCCGAGTACACGGTCCGCGACGGCACCCTCCACCGCCGTACCGCAGCGGAACCGACCACCGCCCCCAACGGCCCGCACATGACCATCGAGGTGCACGGCCCGACCGCCCCGCTCCCACCGGAAGCGCTCCGCCTGGCCACCGCCACCGAGGAGACGGCCGACCGCACCCACCGGCTCACCGTCCCCGCCTCCCACTCCGACGTCCTGCTCCGCGCCCTGCTGACCGCCCGCCCGCCGTGGCACGTGGTGAGCGTCCGTCAGGACGGGAGCCGCCACCGATGA
- a CDS encoding DUF692 domain-containing protein translates to MKRLGTGIGWRPEIADAVERMPGIDWVEAVAENVCPGHLPDSLLRLRERGVTVIPHGVSLGLGDAERPDAGRLAALAERAEALGSPLVTEHIAFVRAGGPLTASPRLEAGHLLPVPRTRDALDVLCENVRIAQDALPVPLAVENIAALIAWPGEEMTEGQFLYELADRTGVRLLIDVANLHTNHVNRGEDPAKALAELPLEAVAYVHVAGGFERDGVWHDSHAHPVPRPVLDILTDLASRVSPPGVLLERDENFPEPAELERELGTINSAVEAGEREGALARASSTTGEHGATKMGTGVGHGVGAGVGTRTRTGDGTITGDGMGTRVESGTKTETRTVTGDESAPPTPETGPAALDEATRQRLGLAQAALLSALVAGTPVPEGFDRVRLGVQARALAAKRADVVAKVAPELPLILGNGYRTAFIAYAQGHPMHGGYRQDALDFAEHTLLRGRLTEGRARRELRRWWLDRSGPAPRPKSRLGQVGRVGRTLIRR, encoded by the coding sequence ATGAAGCGACTGGGGACGGGGATCGGCTGGCGGCCGGAGATCGCGGACGCCGTGGAGCGCATGCCGGGCATCGACTGGGTCGAGGCCGTCGCCGAGAACGTGTGTCCCGGGCATCTGCCCGACTCGCTGCTACGGCTGCGCGAGCGCGGGGTCACCGTGATCCCGCACGGCGTCTCCCTCGGGCTGGGCGATGCGGAGCGGCCCGACGCGGGACGGCTGGCCGCGCTCGCCGAGCGGGCCGAGGCACTGGGTTCGCCGCTGGTCACCGAGCACATCGCGTTCGTCCGCGCGGGCGGCCCCCTGACCGCGTCCCCGCGGCTCGAGGCCGGGCATCTGCTGCCCGTGCCGCGCACCCGCGACGCCCTCGACGTGCTGTGCGAGAACGTGCGCATCGCGCAGGACGCGCTGCCGGTGCCGCTCGCCGTCGAGAACATCGCCGCGCTCATCGCGTGGCCGGGCGAGGAGATGACGGAGGGACAGTTCCTGTACGAGCTGGCCGACCGCACGGGCGTACGGCTGCTCATCGACGTGGCCAACCTGCACACCAACCACGTCAACCGGGGCGAGGACCCCGCCAAGGCGCTCGCCGAACTGCCCCTGGAGGCCGTCGCCTACGTCCATGTCGCGGGCGGCTTCGAGCGGGACGGCGTCTGGCACGACAGTCACGCCCACCCGGTGCCCCGGCCGGTCCTCGACATCCTCACCGACCTCGCGTCCCGGGTGTCGCCGCCAGGGGTGCTGCTGGAGCGGGACGAGAACTTCCCCGAACCGGCTGAGCTGGAACGGGAGTTGGGCACGATCAATTCGGCCGTCGAAGCCGGCGAGCGGGAGGGTGCCCTCGCGCGAGCTTCTTCGACCACAGGGGAGCACGGCGCCACGAAGATGGGAACGGGGGTCGGGCATGGAGTCGGGGCCGGAGTCGGGACCAGGACGAGAACCGGGGACGGGACGATAACCGGGGACGGGATGGGGACCCGGGTCGAGAGCGGGACCAAGACCGAGACCAGGACCGTGACCGGGGACGAATCCGCCCCGCCCACCCCGGAGACGGGCCCGGCCGCCCTCGACGAGGCGACTCGTCAGCGCCTCGGCCTCGCGCAGGCGGCGTTGCTGTCCGCGCTGGTCGCCGGGACGCCGGTCCCCGAGGGCTTCGACCGGGTGCGACTCGGCGTACAGGCCCGGGCGCTGGCGGCGAAGCGGGCGGATGTAGTGGCGAAGGTGGCTCCGGAGCTGCCGCTGATTCTCGGCAACGGTTACCGCACCGCATTCATCGCATACGCCCAAGGCCACCCGATGCACGGCGGCTACCGGCAGGACGCCCTCGACTTCGCCGAGCACACACTCCTGCGGGGACGGCTGACGGAGGGCCGGGCCCGCCGCGAACTGCGGCGCTGGTGGCTGGACCGCTCGGGCCCCGCACCGAGGCCGAAGTCAAGGTTGGGGCAGGTCGGACGAGTGGGCCGGACGTTGATTCGACGGTGA